From a region of the Oncorhynchus tshawytscha isolate Ot180627B linkage group LG14, Otsh_v2.0, whole genome shotgun sequence genome:
- the LOC112266472 gene encoding SLIT and NTRK-like protein 1, translating to MLLWIVLLKAALCVAIGNVTRDICKEQICSCNEIEGDLHIDCEKRSFTNLHHLTGPSSQFYHLLLHGNSLSRLFPNEFANFYNAVSLHLENNGLHDIVPGAFLGLQLVKRLHINNNKIRSFRKSTFLGLDDLEYLQADFNLLRDIDPAVFRDLNKLEVLILNDNLISALPINVFQHVPITHLDLRGNRIKTVPYEGVLEQIPGIAEVLLEDNPWDCNCDLVSLKEWLENIPQNALIGRVICEAPTPLQGNDLNETSEMDLCPSIKSGADESLVAPPTQEETSVPGPVPTPYKASGDPGSPTPGNGKKGRSKSHWQLKTKPTSMTGVNGEREQLQIVQNASCPVPCSCKLIGSRQGLGVNCEGKKIESLANLKPKPLTAHELNMRDNNIHAIKKNHLNGYSSLNLLDLGGNNIKLIDNSTFQNLTELRWLYMDKNYLDTLIAEMFIGLQNLEYLSLEYNDIQLILAGTFSPLPNLRVLFLNNNLLKALPVDAFLGVSLSKISLHNNYFTYLPVAGVLDQLNSIIQIDLHGNPWDCSCNIVPFKQWTEKLGADVIVSDLKCESPEEFWKRDFRHVRNDLMCPKLYDKIYPTSLSKNSTFTADTGTRSNSYVEPNRVSISVLVPGLLLVFVTSAFTVVGMLVFILRNRKRSKRRDGNSSASEINSLQTVCDSSYWHSGPYHADGGAQRGFDCSAHFSPTNDA from the coding sequence ATGCTGCTTTGGATTGTCTTGCTGAAGGCGGCTCTTTGTGTTGCTATTGGAAATGTTACAAGGGACATTTGTAAGGAGCAGATATGCTCCTGCAATGAGATTGAAGGCGATTTGCACATTGACTGCGAAAAAAGGAGCTTTACTAATTTGCACCATTTGACTGGTCCCAGTTCTCAGTTTTATCACTTGCTATTGCATGGGAATTCTTTATCCAGGCTTTTTCCCAATGAGTTTGCTAACTTTTACAATGCCGTAAGCTTGCATTTGGAAAACAACGGTTTGCATGACATTGTCCCTGGTGCTTTTCTGGGACTGCAGCTCGTGAAAAGGCTACACATAAATAATAACAAGATACGGTCATTTAGGAAGAGCACCTTTCTTGGTTTAGATGACTTGGAATATCTTCAGGCTGATTTTAATCTATTGAGAGACATTGACCCGGCCGTGTTCAGGGACTTGAATAAACTTGAAGTGTTAATTCTAAATGATAACCTCATCAGTGCACTACCTATAAATGTGTTTCAACACGTTCCCATCACCCATCTCGACCTGCGAGGGAACCGAATCAAAACGGTGCCTTATGAGGGAGTTCTCGAACAAATACCGGGCATTGCGGAGGTTTTATTGGAGGATAACCCCTGGGACtgcaactgtgacctggtttCCCTGAAGGAATGGCTGGAGAATATACCGCAGAACGCGCTTATCGGCCGGGTGATCTGCGAGGCTCCAACGCCACTGCAAGGGAACGACTTGAACGAGACATCGGAGATGGATCTGTGTCCTTCAATAAAAAGTGGTGCTGACGAGAGTTTAGTTGCACCTCCTACCCAAGAGGAGACCTCTGTACCTGGGCCCGTTCCAACGCCTTATAAAGCTAGTGGTGATCCTGGGTCCCCAACTCCAGGGAATGGGAAAAAGGGACGCTCTAAATCGCACTGGCAGTTGAAAACGAAGCCCACATCTATgacaggtgtgaatggggagagagagcagctgcaGATTGTGCAGAACGCATCATGCCCTGTGCCATGCAGCTGCAAGCTCATTGGATCCCggcaggggttaggggttaactgCGAGGGCAAGAAGATAGAGAGCTTGGCTAACCTAAAACCCAAACCCCTCACTGCGCACGAATTAAACATGAGAGATAACAACATCCATGCTATAAAAAAGAACCATCTCAATGGCTATTCAAGTCTGAATCTCCTTGATTTGGGTGGaaacaacatcaaattgataGACAACAGCACTTTTCAAAACCTCACCGAATTAAGATGGTTGTACATGGATAAGAATTACCTGGATACGCTCATTGCGGAAATGTTCATTGGACTTCAAAATCTGGAATATCTAAGTTTGGAATATAATGATATACAGCTGATACTGGCAGGCACATTCAGCCCTCTGCCTAATCTGCGAGTGCTTTTCCTCAACAATAACTTGCTGAAAGCGCTACCTGTGGATGCTTTCCTTGGAGTGTCTTTATCAAAGATTAGCTTGCATAATAATTATTTCACATATCTCCCTGTCGCAGGGGTCTTAGATCAACTCAATTCGATCATACAAATTGATTTGCATGGGAACCCTTGGGATTGCTCGTGTAATATTGTCCCTTTCAAACAGTGGACGGAGAAACTGGGGGCAGATGTGATCGTTAGTGATCTCAAGTGTGAGTCCCCAGAGGAGTTCTGGAAAAGGGATTTCCGTCACGTCCGAAATGATCTGATGTGTCCCAAGCTGTATGACAAAAtctaccccacctctctctccaaaaACAGCACTTTCACCGCAGACACGGGTACGCGCTCAAACTCCTATGTGGAGCCGAACAGGGTATCCATCTCTGTACTAGTCCCTGGGCTACTACTGGTATTTGTCACGTCTGCGTTCACTGTTGTAGGGATGCTTGTCTTCATCTTGCGGAATCGCAAGAGATCAAAGCGGAGGGATGGTAATTCCTCTGCGTCAGAGATAAATTCCTTGCAGACAGTGTGCGACTCGTCTTATTGGCATAGCGGGCCTTACCATGCAGACGGGGGCGCGCAAAGAGGGTTTGACTGTAGCGCCCATTTCTCTCCAACAAATGATGCGTAA